Genomic DNA from Solanum dulcamara chromosome 4, daSolDulc1.2, whole genome shotgun sequence:
TGCTTCTCTTTCACAATTGAGCATGGAAAACATTGATGACTTGGGAAATTCAGCAAGTTTTGACGGCAACTCCGACGAATTATAGAAGAGCAGATGAGCTACAGTGCGGTCTATTGGATTCGTCTCTGTCTCTACATGGGGTGGTCTGACAATTCAGGGAAACAGAAAAATGATGAATATTCTCACAAAGCCCTGCATATGACTTCTGTTCCCATAGATGAATATGAAAGAACAAGGAAACTAGTACTGCAATCTCACAGCTATCCACCCTCATAATTTAAAGTAAATTCAAAGCTTATATAAAGACGAGTAATTGAGAGTATGGGACACATTTCAAAGCTGAGGTTAATTCTATAATGCATGTAGCAATAAGTTGCAGGGAGATCCTCACTCTCCTTTCCTCTTTCTGCTGACCATGGAGGGCCTGAATAGCATGTAAATTACAGCACAGAGAAATAGTTGGCTCAAAGAGTTCAAGGTCAACAGCAGGCAAGGTGATTGCATGGAAATTACAAATCTTTTGTATGCTGATGATGCAATGTGATGCAGATGTGGAACAAATGAAGGTCCTCAGAATTATTTTGACCATCTTTGAAGAGGTTTCAGGATTACATGACATGTTAACTGGAGGAAGAGTTCTCTGTTTCCAGTTAGTGACCCTCAACAGTTCCAACAATGTGTGGGTATATTAGGAGGAGAAGTGGGATCTTTGCCTACAACTTATCTTGGCATGGAACTTGGAGCAAATAGCAGATCCATACACATTTGGAATGGGATTTTAAAGAATGTGAGAAGAAACTTACCAGATGGAAGAGCCAGTATCTTTCTTTAGGTGGCAGGCTAAATCTCATAAATAGTGTCCGAGATGTTCTACCTACCTACATGATGTCTCTTTCCCCTATTCCCTCTTAAGTTAAAAAAGAGAATGGATATGTTGATAAGCAATTTTTTATAGCAAGGAAACAAGGAAAAAAGAGGTGTCCATCTTGTCAAATGGAAAACACTGACACTCAGCAAACAGCAAGGGGGGCTTGGTATAAAGAATCTAAGGAAGCAGAATCAAAAGTTTGCTCATGAAGTGGCTATGGAGATATTCAAATGAAGACCAATCACGCTGGAAGGAGGTGATTAAAGAGAAGtatggagaagaaaatgcaTGGAAGACCAAAACAGTTAACATTGCATATAGGGTCAGTGTCCGGAAGACTATTAGAAATCTATGGCAGATTTTCAGTATCAATATTAGGTTCAAAGTTGGAAATGGTCACAATTTCTGATTGGGGAGACAACTGGTTAGGATCTGGGCCACATCTGGGGTAGTTTCTATACCCAGATGTTTTCTTACTGAATCAACAACAAAGAGGTAATATTGGGGAAGTTTGGAATAATCAGGGTTGGGACCTCAGTTTCAGAAGGCTTCTAAATGATTGAGAAATGGACAGAATCATAGGATTCCTCAACACTCTCAATCCCTTCAATGGAGTCACTAGAGCAAGATAGACTATGGTGGTTGAGAGGCTGTTCAGGAGCTTTTTCAGCCAGACAGTATCATATGAAGAACCATAACAACAATCTTAATGTGTAGTGACCCTGGAAGCAATTATGGAAGGCCAAGATACCATACAAAGTAGTATGTTTTGTTTGGTTGGCAGTTAAGAGGGCTTGCTTGACACAGGACAGACTGCAGGGAGGGGAATACTCCTTTGCTCTATCTGCCATCTATGTGGAAGAAATGCAGAAACAAATAGCCATTTTGTTTTGCATTGTAAGGTGACATCTCAACTGTGGGACATATTTCTAGCAATGATAAGTTTGAGCTGGACAATGCCAATGAATACACTAGATATGCCATCTAACTGGAATAGGaaaggaggaacaaaagctcAGGAAAACAGTTGTTATATAATCCCAGGCTGAATATGGAGGACTATTGGAAGGAAAGgaattcaagatgttttgctTATTTGATCAAAGCAACAATATCGTAGAAGATAAAGCTTAATTGTATTCTTCTTTTgcatttttggtgtaaacaagaGTATATAAGTGACACAGAGACTCTCATACAGTTCCTAGAGTCTCTATAGTTATTAGCAATTTTGTGTGTAGCTTTTACATAGATTACATTCCTTGTAACTCTGGTCTTCACAGGCCCTATTAATTTCAATACAAAAATGTTTCCATTTCAAAAAATAAGTGTTGCTAGGATATAGCTATAATTCACATTCAAAATCCATTCGCACGAAGATTAGTTCCTCATTGCATGGGTTCTTTGGAAACTGATAATACATTAACGTACTGAAGTTAATGAATAATTCTACTGAATTCAATACAGAACTTCTATTTAACAAGACCACACTGGGAAACATGAGACTGAAAAAAGGATTGGTAGGATCTTTTTTCCTATAAGTAATCAAGTAGTCCATGCACGAGCCTTTGGCTAACTACGGATCTGAGCTAAATTATTCAAATAAGTTCAAGTACAACTTTGGATAGATGCTGAGGAATCAACCTGATCTAGACAGGTGCTAGTGGTAAAGGGCAATTTGACAAATGAATTTACAAATTCTGGGAAGAGAACTTTGTAAACAAAAAGAATGCAGTCTTTCACACATCATGCATCAAACAGTAGAATTGTTGGTTTTTTCTAAAAGATGGGGCAGCAAAAGAGGGTTAAAATGGCTCTCTTTGGATTGAAATgtctttcaataattttattcaGCATTGAGGGGCTTTAAATAACCAACATGAAATACATctgcataatttgaaatttcaaataacctaaaatatctcaacaactCTAACAACCtaactaaaattcaaaattcaaattcatttaaactaaaCAACTTATTTTGCTAAAAATTACTGCAGTAACTAAAAGCAAATTTCAACACTCCCCCTTTACTTTAGTTACCGCAATTAGAAAAACGGTTCCTCCTCAAATTTTGCTCTAGCAATTGATGCTGAATTTTTCTTGGTTATTTTTGAACCTGCACATTTTTGGATATTGatccttctctttttctttctttttcttcttttgatgtTGTGCTTCAAAAACACCTTCCATGATACTATCTTGTGTATTGGAAGTTCTTTTAAAACTGCTTTTATTTGGACAATTGTAGGATTTGCACAATGTTTTTGCAAGTATTTTCCAGCCATCACAACAACACATATGGCatagattataaaatataactGCATTTTCACTCACAAAATTTGATAGTTTTTGTTAGTGAAATTTTTTTGGGCATTCAAAGAGAGACTGTTGCTTGACATCGATATTTGTTGAAAATAGCCCTATGCTTTGAAAATAAGCATGGATTGAAAATGGTAGCCTAGACGGGTTAAAATGGGTAGCCCTGATGGGTTAAAAAGGTATGCTAGTTTTTTGAAAGAACTCACAGATCCCGTAAGATCAAGAAAGCtcttgataccactgttggtTTTTTTAAAAGTTGGGGCAGCAAAAGAGGGTTAAAATGACTCTCTATGGATTGAAAtatctttcaataattttattacgcattgaggagctttaaataaccAACATGAAATACATCTGCATAATTTGCAATTTCAAATaacctaaaatatctcaacaactctaaccacctaactaaaattcaaaattcaaattcatttaaactaaaCAACTTATTTTGCTAAAATTTACTACAGTAACTAAAAGCAAATTTCAACAACTACAAAGCAGAGATGAAGCAGATAACCCATCTTTGCAACAATTATCAAATTATGAAGTTGCTTGATGAAAGAAACATTTGTATTGCATAACATTCAATGGTAATTGGAAGTCATATCAATAGTTCCTTCATCTTTGCTACTTTAATTTGTTGGTACTAAGTCAAATAGATGTTATACTTTTCCATTTTTTATTCAATACTGCAGCACAGAAATTTAAATTCACCTTTAATTTAAATGTAGAattatgtacataatatttcTTGGATCGAGAGATTCACGAAGTGTCTGGACATCAGGATGATTTCAAAGTCTTGGAAATCGCAAGAAGTGACtacaaaaaacaaattaaactgGTGctaagggggagtgttaagaaTTCATCACCAACTTAATTAATACCTAAGACAATTCAAAAAAGAATCCAGAATCTTCACGAGTTGTACAGAAATGAAGTAAGATCTCTTGAATGAGTGTTCTAAAGAGACAAGTCTAGAAATTTTCTGAAAAGGGTAGTTCAAAGTAGCTAGGAATATTCTAGAAAATAGTATGTATAATTCACTAGATTCTTCCATGGTGGTTCACTTGAGTTGTAATAAAGAAAGCAAGCAAGCAAGAAAAAAGTAAGCAAGAGAGCAAACAACAAGTGAGTGAGATATAAGAGAGAGTTGCTAGAGTGTGAGTGCAAAGAATATTGTGTAAGAACTGTAAGACCGAAGCGGGTCCTTACTTTGCAATAATAAAATTCACGTTGTGAGCAAGTGATTGTGCCCATTAAAAATATCCAACACTGCACCCTTATTGTTCACCCTTACcagttttaaaaaaagttaaattgtttctaAATATGGAAAGGTTTCATTCTTCTTGGGacaaactaaaaaggaaagtgcGTCACATAAAATGGGACAGAGGGAGTGTTATTTTAAAACTACTACTTATGAGAAGAGCAAATTCACACAGGAATATGAACTGTGTCAAATAAAATAGTACAGAGGCAGTTTTATTATTAAGGCTACTACTTATGAGGAGAGAAAATTCACATAGGAATATGATCCTGTAACCAATGATGAGTCAGTCCAGAATACTCACCATAAATATAGATGGTTGATCCAAGACAGACAAAGCTCTAACCACATCTAATTCAATCCAGTCAGTTCTATTTCAATTACTGAGTGTCATAATTCATGTCAAGTATTTTCAAGGAATGGAGTGGTTCGATCACGACATGGAATTTATTTCTCTTGAGGGAAGCATTGTTCCGTTGTTCGAGACCTTTTAAATGAAATAGAAATTCTTGGCTGCAAGCATTCTAGAACTTTAATGTATTCAACCACCAATCTAGAGTCTAAAGAGAAGACAACGGGAGAAATCAAAATGCTGGTTGGGAAACTAATTTATCCTTCCCCTGCTAGGtcacattttaatttttcagaaaatgtaTGATGATCCAAATAAACAACATAGAGTGACATTCTATAGAATCTTAAGGATTTTAAAGAGGACATTAGACAAAGGTTTGTACTTCAACGAGAACGCAAGAAGAAACACTAAAAATTTCACCAATGCTGATCGTACTGCTTTAATAGAAGACCAAAGATCAACTTCATCTTACAGTACCTACATTTGAGGAATTTCGTTacttaaaaaaagtaagaaacaaCTGGTCTATCAAGAAGTAAGGCATAAACTGAACTCGGAACCATGGCACAAGGCAGTTGTGAAGAAACATCGCTTGAAGCTTGAAAGAGTACAAAAGTTTACCTAAAGGTCTAAGTTAAGAAATCTGCATAGGCGTACAATGATAACCGATCACCATAACCAGAAAAGAAGAGATCAAGTATGTCACTACACTCAAGCGCAGAgcacaatatttttttacttgaaaTGGGTTACAGCTCAATGACTTTATGTAAACTATGCAGTTTACTGGAGATGAATTACAGTTTATAGATTTTAGGCAATAATATCCTGACTATTCATTTCTTTAGTTGCCAATTTGCCATTACTCCAAAAAAGAGTTTTGTGGCACGTTGACTCAACTTTTTTATTTGCATTTACAACTTGTTTCACTGACTCAAACATTTTTGATTTGCAAATATAACTCTGTTATACCGCATATCAAGAAAGAGTACTAATAAAAGTTGGGATGGAAGGAgtagttgttgttcttgtaaATAAAATGTTATAAATAGATATAAGCTGAGTGCCATACAAGCAAGTTAGATCAACACATTGCAATTATCCACCTCCCTTAGTATTAtggaaaaaaaaacagagaTACTCCACCTTTTAGCATTCTGGAACCctactatgtattaaaattatagtaCCCTTTCTTCCACCTCAGCTCAGCTCTGTAGGGGTTTTAAACCTAGAGCGTAATTTGAAGCACATGCTTTAATTAAGAAAGGGGCAaatgtagaaaaaatatttaaaaatagatataattCAAGAACATTAACTTTAAATGCCAGGAGCAATTATATGGACAaaagaattgaaaaaattatgacAACTGTTTCGTGCTTCCTTCTTCAAGAAACATTCGATAGGTGATGAGATGCACACATAAGCAGCTTGGTGCCTGCACTGATGTGCTGGATAAGCAAGGCAAAGCCTCAGCTAATTTTGCACCTACATTCGGGGCTTAAGTGCACCTAAAACGAGCCTTTGAAAACAGTGAGATCTCTTTCTCTTACCCCCaaaccccaccccaccccctcAGATTTTAATAAATTCAATACAAATTTGAGCATTAACACTATTGGTGTACAAGTCAAGAAAATCCTCTAGTAAAAGTGATGCTGTATATGATATTACTGTAATCTAAGGAAGATTTGCCTTTTATCATACCATTATTACAGATACTCCTCTAACAGACATATCTATGCACTCCTTTCCCAATGCAAGAAGCATGAAGGCTTGACAGTAAGAAAAAAACTACAATCTCATGGCTTGGAACATGTATGATTTCAATAGAGATTTTTGTGACGCGGGTCATATTATGAATGCCTTTTACATTCAGGctcttatttttcaaaaacagaAAGCTACTGGAATGAGATCTGCTAGATTGCTTCCAGTGAACAAGAACCATATTTCAGTTTTAATATAGTGTCAGTACTTAGGTACAAACCTGTTATCGGTGTTTATTTCTTCCTTGCTGACTTCTCTTTCTCCCTTCTTGGTGCTGCAACTATCATTGCCACATTGCCTCTGTGTAGCACTTTGAGCCAGTCGGAACAAGCTATCTCTGATACAAAGTCTTATTTTGAGGTCCAACTGAAAGGAACCATTCATTTGGTCATTAAGTTTCTGTGAAGAAATAATACCATGAGACTTATTTGGTGGAAATACGAGGACAAACCTTTGAGATAACATCCTGAAGAAGATACAGTGCCTTGTCTTCCGCTGAATAATTTTCAACTGCCAAACAAACTGTGTTGGAGTCAACCTGTTCTAAAGGTGAACTCGGGTCCAGAGAAGGGATGCAgctcaaattctcttcaacagaTCCTCCTTCCTTTGCAGGTTGATAGCTAAACTGCTGCTGCTGTTTCTGAATGGCAAGCATTGCTCTCAATTGCTGTCGCCTTcttagtttttcaattttttcttgagGAGTCATCATCAAAGATTTTGATGAAGCATCTTGAGACTTGTTGAAATGATTTGAATTGCCTGGAGAAGCTTTACAATTTGAAAGGACGTGTTGGTGGCTTGCTTGTCCAGAATGGAACTGTGACCAGGTAGACATGGGAGAACAGTAATAACCTGTATCCCCATAGATAGAAGAAGCAAAAAGAGAACCTGGAAAATGTTTGTGCTGCAAACATTCTGGTCCTTGAAGCTGATTTTGTTGACTGAGCTCTGAAGCAGGACAAGGTTGATTCATTACAGATGGCATGTCAAACTTGTTCAGGTGAGGAGACAAGGATCCACATAATTCCTGCAACTGAGCAAATTCACCAACTTGTTCTAATTTAAGTCGACCTTGCAATGTTTTTTCCTGGTTATTTCCCTGTACACATGAAAACAACTAGAGCAACACTTTGATGTTCAAATATTAAATGAACACTAATTATATGACACCTGCTCAAATAGAATCACAAATTTATTTTCACATGCAAGTGCAAAGGGAGGTAATCTTCTTCGTCTACCTTTCCCTTTTCCTTGAGGGATGACAATCCATGTTGACATAAGTAGAGTTATGCCCAATTACTTCATAGTTTTTTACAAGGTGAAGCCAATGTGAATGATTAAAATTATGTCCAATTTAGATTTAAGTTATGTCCAAAATTCATCAGCAGCACGCTGTTTCATTGTAGAAAAAGTATACAGAACTATTAATTTTTCAaggtaaataattttattaataatacaaaaatatccCATGGACAAGCTGTATCCCAAAATGTAGAGAACCTATAATGTAATATGATTCTCAACGAACAACACCCAATCTTCTATACACACTGGAAGTCTGGACCTCATGAATTCACTAAAAAGAAACTAGGAATGAGAGCCTATTCCTTAAATGTACATGGTCTTACTCTATTCCATCAAAAGCTCTCCTATTCCTTTCCTTCCGCAAGATCCACATGAGTGCTAGTGTGGAAACCCCCCAAGCCCTTCGACTTCTCTTCATTCTTTCAAATTCTCAGTTGGATGATGTCTTCTTCAACGTATCCGCCTCGCCCATTGCATCCCGGACCATTTCAAAATCACACACCATGAGGAAGACCGACTTGACAATGTAGGAGGAGGTGGTCCACAATTTCACCTGAACATTTGAACATGATGCACCACTAGAAGCAATTTGATTTCCtattaaaattcaaaatgcTCACTACCTCAGGAAAGAGAGTTGAAGAAAAGCCTGTAAATCCGCTTgtaaattaagaaaaaagaagagatgTTAAAGAATCTGGGATGTTGCGCCACTAGTATTTATGTGGGCCCTGTGGAAGGAATGAATAGGAGTGCTTTTGATGGGATAGAGAATTACTATGTACACTTTGTGGAATAACCTctcatttctagatttgttttTGGTGCACCAACGATGTTCCAGTATATATAGATGATTGGGTATCAttcataaaaaatcatattatGTTGTAGATTCTCTACTTTTTCATATACTACTTGTACATGGGAGAGTTTCCACAACAACAATTATGCCTCAATCCCAAACAAGTTGGAGTCAATTATATAGATCCTCATTGACCATGTTTCTCAAAAAAAACTATTACTAAGATTATttaatctataaaaaaaatggcataataaatatttatgccCTATAACTTGGCCTCAACTAGCATCTATGCCCTCCAAAtttgggtgtgcacaagtaAACATTTAAACTTGTATAGAGTTGAACAAGTAAACACACGCATCCTACTTGGCGTCCTACGTGTATTGTGCCACGTAGGATGtgtgtgtctatttgttcaactctatacaagtttaagtgtctatttGTGCACGCCCAAAGTTGGAGGGAATAAATGTCAGTTGAGGCCAAGTTAAAGggcatatatatttattatgcctaaaaaatagagtttctagagCCATTTGAAAATGCTACCTACATAAATagaaaatggaaaaaagagGAAGGGCAAATCAACTGCATTGGGAAGCTTCCATTATTCCTGAAAGCCATGAGTTTAAGTACAACCACTTCTTTAACACTCTGGGTCCCCTATGAATTATCTTTTccatttatattataattttacaaAGTTGGACACATGTTATGTGTTAATTAACAAAAGATCAAAGAATAATACACCAAATTATTTATTGGAGGAACCAAATTTTCTACAGTTTTCTGGTAaacaaaggaagaaaaaagaaaaacggCAGGTGAAGAGAGGGCTATGTACAGTATTGTCTTTAAATATATGCGGTCATAATTATCACAAAGTAGATTACAGTCTTTCCTTCCCACTAGATGTCTTAATTGCTCTTTTGCAAAAATATAAGGTTTGCATCACGGAgctattttatttatgaaattctTTATCTTTAttctttacttcataacttcTCTTACTAAAAGCTATTTACAAATCTGAAGAAACTAAAAAGATGAGTTCACCAGCTATATGAAGTAGCTTTGCCAATTCTATGGAAAATTggatattctttttttaaaaaaaaaactccacCCTCTTAACTGGAAATGGGATACTCGATAAATGAGAAACTTCTATTTGACgtctgaaaaaaaattgaatgtgGAAATCAGTTAAGCAAGGTATTTTGTCGCAACAGGATACTGTAGCTCAAAAGCTGCAAGTACACAAACAAAATTGAGACCCTCTCTTTTTTATCAGTAAAATTTCAAAACCTTTTCTATCAATCTCTGTAGAGAAAATTTCGCGAAAGAAAAGATAACGGGATGTCAAAGAAGCATATCTGTTACAATTTATCCTCGACCTTCCTCAAGCTGCTTAGCTACTGTGAAAGGCATACATGTATAAACACATATATACTAATGGTATGAGGCAGAGGGGGATGACCTAAATTACAAGTGATAATGACATGTCTCCTACAGACTCTTCTCTCTTGAGTTTCTGAAGAAACAATTTATCATCACTTGTATGTGATGTTAGAGACTGAGGCATAGtagtttttgttgttgtatatgtAGTGTTAGAGACTGAGGCATAGTAGCTTTTGTTGTTCTATATGTAGTGTTAGGGACTGAGGCATAGtagtttttgttgttgtatatgtAGTGTTAGGGACTGAGGCATAGTAGTGGTTGTTGTTTTGTATGTGATGTTAGGCTTTGGTATGGATTAGGTAGAAGTTTCTTTACTTCCTATgaacaattatcaatcaattaattagcaccataaaacaaacaaattatCATGCATGTCTCTTCCCTGAATCCAGTTCTGTAtctaatttgtttttcttgatATTACTTAACCAACAAGGAGTGGAAGGGGTGAAAATGAAATATCATCCCTATGTAATAAGTGAGTTATTGTGGATGAGTTCACACTGGTTAAGAAGGGAATATTAAAAAGATACCTTGCTAGAAGATCTAGCAGGGATTGTAATAGTTCCACCATTAATGGCGAACTAAATGGTAGACCCTATTCTCCCATCTCTGAAGTTGTCTGTTCAAGCTACAATATGTATCCTTTTTGCTTACTCTAAGCTTGAAAAGGGAATAAAATCATTTACGTACTGAAGAAAAATACAATTGGTATGAGACAGTTAAGATCCAGGATCATTACCTTTTCCTTCGGTAAAAGCATACTTTTGCCTCCACCATGGTCCCTAGCATCAGTGCACAGATCCACATTAGATGTGATATCATTAACATTCTCTTCATCACCAGTAGAAGACTTCTCCTGGTCTAGCATGTATTCTGCTTTAACTTTTAATCTTTTGGATGGGCTTCGCGGAGATCCTAGCGCCAAACTCGGAGAGTCAATAGACAGGGGAACAGACTTATCTGGGCTGCTTGTAACATCTTTACAAGATGACCATAGATCGAGAGTGTTAGGAAGGCTTGTATCTCCAAACAGtgggttgttgttgctgcaaaaTGTCACTTTTGAGGATTTTGAGCCAGATGAATACAATCAGGGATGATCAAAAttacataacaacaacaacagcagcatacccaatgaaatcctacaagtggggtctggggagggtagagtgtacgcagaccttaccactaccttgtagaggtagagaggctgtttccgaaagacccccGGCAATTGTCATATTGTTCATATCCACATCAGCTAATTGTCATATTGTTCGGGAAGAATATAGCATGTTAAAAAATGAGATTGAAAATAACACTTTTGATTATAAAAACAAACACATTTGTATAGTCGATTTGTACTCGTCGACTGGCCTGACTGTCCTTGTTACTCTTTAGTTTCTTTCTTCTGCTTATGTTTTGAATTCTGCAAGCTATTTCGGTGTCTGCTAAATATATTGGTTTCTCTTCAATCAGTTCTATCTAGGGGCATGTCTAAGCCACAATGCATTATATGGAATTATAACTATGGCGTTACTACAATCAGGGATGACCTAAATtacatcaaaaatatatatatatggaattACTGTAAACTAACATAACAGacaatattttaagatatattccTATCTAGCATACTTTGCTTTGTTACTGTATACAGCACAACACACAATAATTGAGATATATTCCTATCTAGTACACACAAAGTACAGTTAATGCAA
This window encodes:
- the LOC129887059 gene encoding protein LNK2 isoform X5, translating into MFNWNDEELTDIIWAETGESEDHIVPHPDGSEGKAPVYGDNIKNKWDVEASNIKPTDQKKPATKMDLCNIKLDGSSKHDTDGATITAGCRMELGADLSLTNATKRNQDSLGAEESNNLTEVPKHECLRDERNRFGDDTRAFHHQNEELEQGDFIDYGWANIGSFDDLDKIFSNNNPLFGDTSLPNTLDLWSSCKDVTSSPDKSVPLSIDSPSLALGSPRSPSKRLKVKAEYMLDQEKSSTGDEENVNDITSNVDLCTDARDHGGGKSMLLPKEKLFSCVQGNNQEKTLQGRLKLEQVGEFAQLQELCGSLSPHLNKFDMPSVMNQPCPASELSQQNQLQGPECLQHKHFPGNSNHFNKSQDASSKSLMMTPQEKIEKLRRRQQLRAMLAIQKQQQQFSYQPAKEGGSVEENLSCIPSLDPSSPLEQVDSNTVCLAVENYSAEDKALYLLQDVISKLDLKIRLCIRDSLFRLAQSATQRQCGNDSCSTKKGEREVSKEEINTDNRPPHVETETNPIDRTVAHLLFYNSSELPSKLAEFPKSSMFSMLNCEREAIGSPSFPSRLLQQNSETNSTMALQRPKASTSHNEVDIMRSSTCIETSENTSNNEGADGSVIGVEATS
- the LOC129887059 gene encoding protein LNK2 isoform X4: MFNWNDEELTDIIWAETGESEDHIVPHPDGSEGKAPVYGDNIKNKWDVEASNIKPTDQKKPATKMDLCNIKLDGSSKHDTDGATITAGCRMELGADLSLTNATKRNQDSLGAEESNNLTEVPKHECLRDERNRFGDDTRAFHHQNEELEQGDFIDYGWANIGSFDDLDKIFSNNNPLFGDTSLPNTLDLWSSCKDVTSSPDKSVPLSIDSPSLALGSPRSPSKRLKVKAEYMLDQEKSSTGDEENVNDITSNVDLCTDARDHGGGKSMLLPKEKLFSCVQGNNQEKTLQGRLKLEQVGEFAQLQELCGSLSPHLNKFDMPSVMNQPCPASELSQQNQLQGPECLQHKHFPASPGNSNHFNKSQDASSKSLMMTPQEKIEKLRRRQQLRAMLAIQKQQQQFSYQPAKEGGSVEENLSCIPSLDPSSPLEQVDSNTVCLAVENYSAEDKALYLLQDVISKLDLKIRLCIRDSLFRLAQSATQRQCGNDSCSTKKGEREVSKEEINTDNRPPHVETETNPIDRTVAHLLFYNSSELPSKLAEFPKSSMFSMLNCEREAIGSPSFPSRLLQQNSETNSTMALQRPKASTSHNEVDIMRSSTCIETSENTSNNEGADGSVIGVEATS
- the LOC129887059 gene encoding protein LNK2 isoform X3 is translated as MFNWNDEELTDIIWAETGESEDHIVPHPDGSEGKAPVYGDNIKNKWDVEASNIKPTDQKKPATKMDLCNIKLDGSSKHDTDGATITAGCRMELGADLSLTNATKRNQDSLGAEESNNLTEVPKHECLRDERNRFGDDTRAFHHQNEELEQGDFIDYGWANIGSFDDLDKIFSNNNPLFGDTSLPNTLDLWSSCKDVTSSPDKSVPLSIDSPSLALGSPRSPSKRLKVKAEYMLDQEKSSTGDEENVNDITSNVDLCTDARDHGGGKSMLLPKEKELCGSLSPHLNKFDMPSVMNQPCPASELSQQNQLQGPECLQHKHFPGSLFASSIYGDTGYYCSPMSTWSQFHSGQASHQHVLSNCKASPGNSNHFNKSQDASSKSLMMTPQEKIEKLRRRQQLRAMLAIQKQQQQFSYQPAKEGGSVEENLSCIPSLDPSSPLEQVDSNTVCLAVENYSAEDKALYLLQDVISKLDLKIRLCIRDSLFRLAQSATQRQCGNDSCSTKKGEREVSKEEINTDNRPPHVETETNPIDRTVAHLLFYNSSELPSKLAEFPKSSMFSMLNCEREAIGSPSFPSRLLQQNSETNSTMALQRPKASTSHNEVDIMRSSTCIETSENTSNNEGADGSVIGVEATS
- the LOC129887059 gene encoding protein LNK2 isoform X2, which encodes MFNWNDEELTDIIWAETGESEDHIVPHPDGSEGKAPVYGDNIKNKWDVEASNIKPTDQKKPATKMDLCNIKLDGSSKHDTDGATITAGCRMELGADLSLTNATKRNQDSLGAEESNNLTEVPKHECLRDERNRFGDDTRAFHHQNEELEQGDFIDYGWANIGSFDDLDKIFSNNNPLFGDTSLPNTLDLWSSCKDVTSSPDKSVPLSIDSPSLALGSPRSPSKRLKVKAEYMLDQEKSSTGDEENVNDITSNVDLCTDARDHGGGKSMLLPKEKGNNQEKTLQGRLKLEQVGEFAQLQELCGSLSPHLNKFDMPSVMNQPCPASELSQQNQLQGPECLQHKHFPGSLFASSIYGDTGYYCSPMSTWSQFHSGQASHQHVLSNCKASPGNSNHFNKSQDASSKSLMMTPQEKIEKLRRRQQLRAMLAIQKQQQQFSYQPAKEGGSVEENLSCIPSLDPSSPLEQVDSNTVCLAVENYSAEDKALYLLQDVISKLDLKIRLCIRDSLFRLAQSATQRQCGNDSCSTKKGEREVSKEEINTDNRPPHVETETNPIDRTVAHLLFYNSSELPSKLAEFPKSSMFSMLNCEREAIGSPSFPSRLLQQNSETNSTMALQRPKASTSHNEVDIMRSSTCIETSENTSNNEGADGSVIGVEATS
- the LOC129887059 gene encoding protein LNK2 isoform X1 codes for the protein MFNWNDEELTDIIWAETGESEDHIVPHPDGSEGKAPVYGDNIKNKWDVEASNIKPTDQKKPATKMDLCNIKLDGSSKHDTDGATITAGCRMELGADLSLTNATKRNQDSLGAEESNNLTEVPKHECLRDERNRFGDDTRAFHHQNEELEQGDFIDYGWANIGSFDDLDKIFSNNNPLFGDTSLPNTLDLWSSCKDVTSSPDKSVPLSIDSPSLALGSPRSPSKRLKVKAEYMLDQEKSSTGDEENVNDITSNVDLCTDARDHGGGKSMLLPKEKLFSCVQGNNQEKTLQGRLKLEQVGEFAQLQELCGSLSPHLNKFDMPSVMNQPCPASELSQQNQLQGPECLQHKHFPGSLFASSIYGDTGYYCSPMSTWSQFHSGQASHQHVLSNCKASPGNSNHFNKSQDASSKSLMMTPQEKIEKLRRRQQLRAMLAIQKQQQQFSYQPAKEGGSVEENLSCIPSLDPSSPLEQVDSNTVCLAVENYSAEDKALYLLQDVISKLDLKIRLCIRDSLFRLAQSATQRQCGNDSCSTKKGEREVSKEEINTDNRPPHVETETNPIDRTVAHLLFYNSSELPSKLAEFPKSSMFSMLNCEREAIGSPSFPSRLLQQNSETNSTMALQRPKASTSHNEVDIMRSSTCIETSENTSNNEGADGSVIGVEATS